In Candidatus Gastranaerophilales bacterium, a single window of DNA contains:
- a CDS encoding transposase family protein, with protein sequence MANINNINTESTWLDVETVAKLKSISKRGVRLSLNQDRYEYKVEKVRGGKTYKIKLSSLEEEYQIKYIKEYYDDLTSVNGEIIELQNFNIKQEKLISETQKQRALAKYDIVMCWLEFRRSFKKNKIENACSDKKFVELYNTGILHEHIFKTLGRISFGSLYRWRSLIKFNDDWTALVGQYKYSTSKEYNTSLNEEQVKIFLKILLSPNSFSIGKSISLTKHILSERGYEILPKDVTFRRYAEWFRDANYDKWILAREGQKALKDKVEPYIVRNASLLKTGQVLIADGHTLNFQVINPFTGKPCRATLLGFLDWKSGGLVGYDIMLEECTQNIASALRNAILNLDHVPDFVYQDNGRAFKSKFFNGDKKFEELGFTGIYQKLGIKPIYAVPYNARAKVIERFFLDFQEGFEKLMPSYIGTSIENKPAYMKRNEKLHRALHEKNHFIPTIEQAMALINEWLKYKHAQPCTNVEGKTIQEVINEVEKQDINERDLDDLMLAQEVKHIGRNGIRFLKADYFDEALYGIKGQSIIKYSLFDLSSIKVYSIKGEFICRANRVTETHPLAYHMGDIKDIEDYKHKVERQQKLRRKTIKAVKEHFNLDEIDLIEKELVNKLLVKDKPSQPKPLPKEAKLIPKVKTSIVARPIFKTNFERYDWHMKHGCISQDDRTWLASYIKSEEYKEIYEI encoded by the coding sequence ATGGCAAACATTAATAATATTAATACAGAAAGCACCTGGCTCGATGTTGAGACGGTAGCAAAATTAAAGAGCATAAGCAAAAGAGGAGTTCGGCTCTCTCTGAATCAGGATCGATACGAATATAAGGTAGAAAAAGTCCGAGGCGGAAAAACATATAAAATTAAACTCAGCTCCTTAGAAGAAGAATATCAGATTAAATATATAAAAGAATATTATGACGATTTAACATCCGTAAACGGAGAAATAATCGAATTACAAAATTTTAATATTAAACAGGAAAAACTGATATCAGAAACCCAAAAACAAAGAGCACTTGCAAAATACGATATAGTGATGTGCTGGTTGGAATTCAGAAGAAGCTTTAAAAAGAATAAAATCGAAAACGCCTGTTCTGATAAAAAATTTGTTGAACTATATAATACAGGAATTTTACACGAACATATTTTTAAAACCCTGGGACGAATATCATTCGGGTCATTATATAGATGGCGGTCACTTATTAAATTTAATGATGATTGGACGGCATTAGTCGGCCAGTACAAATATTCTACAAGCAAGGAATACAATACATCCCTGAATGAAGAACAGGTCAAGATATTTTTAAAAATACTTTTATCTCCAAATTCATTTTCCATAGGAAAATCTATAAGCCTGACAAAACATATATTATCAGAGCGTGGTTATGAAATTCTTCCCAAGGATGTAACTTTCAGAAGATATGCAGAATGGTTTAGAGATGCAAATTACGACAAATGGATACTTGCTAGAGAAGGTCAAAAAGCACTCAAAGATAAAGTTGAACCTTACATTGTGCGAAACGCAAGTCTTTTAAAAACAGGGCAGGTGCTAATCGCAGATGGTCACACCCTGAATTTTCAAGTAATCAATCCATTTACAGGAAAACCTTGCCGAGCTACATTGCTCGGCTTTTTAGACTGGAAATCAGGAGGGCTTGTAGGTTATGACATTATGCTTGAAGAATGTACGCAAAATATTGCATCAGCTCTTCGAAACGCAATATTGAACCTAGACCACGTTCCTGATTTTGTTTATCAGGATAATGGCAGAGCTTTCAAAAGCAAGTTTTTTAACGGCGACAAAAAGTTTGAAGAATTAGGTTTTACAGGCATTTATCAAAAATTAGGAATAAAACCTATTTACGCTGTTCCATATAACGCAAGGGCAAAGGTAATAGAAAGATTCTTCCTTGATTTTCAAGAAGGCTTTGAAAAACTTATGCCAAGTTACATCGGCACAAGCATCGAGAATAAACCCGCTTATATGAAAAGGAATGAAAAATTACACAGGGCACTGCACGAAAAGAACCACTTTATTCCGACTATTGAGCAGGCAATGGCGTTAATAAATGAATGGTTGAAGTATAAACACGCTCAACCCTGCACCAATGTTGAGGGTAAAACAATCCAAGAAGTTATAAACGAAGTCGAGAAACAAGACATTAATGAAAGAGACCTTGATGACTTAATGTTGGCTCAAGAAGTAAAGCACATCGGCAGAAACGGCATCAGGTTCTTAAAAGCTGACTATTTTGATGAGGCACTTTACGGAATAAAAGGGCAATCAATTATAAAATACAGCCTCTTTGATTTAAGCTCCATCAAAGTCTACTCGATAAAAGGCGAATTTATATGCAGAGCAAACAGAGTAACAGAAACCCATCCGCTCGCTTACCATATGGGAGATATTAAAGATATTGAAGACTACAAGCACAAGGTAGAACGGCAACAAAAGCTAAGAAGGAAAACTATAAAAGCCGTTAAAGAACATTTTAACCTGGACGAAATTGATTTGATTGAAAAAGAATTGGTTAATAAATTACTTGTCAAAGATAAACCAAGTCAGCCAAAGCCTCTTCCAAAAGAAGCAAAATTAATTCCAAAAGTAAAAACATCAATTGTCGCTCGTCCAATATTTAAAACGAATTTTGAAAGATACGACTGGCATATGAAACACGGTTGCATCTCGCAGGACGACAGAACTTGGCTTGCAAGCTACATAAAATCAGAAGAGTACAAAGAAATATATGAAATATAA
- a CDS encoding AAA family ATPase, whose amino-acid sequence MKKVFVKTKNVKNFITMMNNLKNRADGVPGMALVYGEPGLGKTQAVVWWAAQNDAAFIRSTNLMSGRWLLEEVVEELGEVPYYRSSELFKQCIRQLKTEPRVIIVDEIDYLAADSHAIETLRDIHDKTNVPIVLVGMGQADKKLMRYRHLYDRISEKLKFEPFTQNDIKGIVDQLCEVETTDCAINYIYNQTNRFRQIVKLINKAENIAKANGLKGIDEVTLKEFINDDPIETIETCKKSK is encoded by the coding sequence ATGAAAAAAGTTTTTGTTAAAACTAAGAACGTGAAAAACTTCATCACTATGATGAACAATCTTAAAAACAGAGCAGATGGAGTTCCTGGAATGGCTTTAGTTTATGGAGAACCAGGGTTGGGGAAAACTCAGGCGGTAGTTTGGTGGGCAGCACAAAATGATGCTGCATTTATTAGAAGCACCAACCTGATGTCAGGGAGATGGCTTCTTGAAGAAGTTGTAGAAGAACTTGGCGAGGTGCCGTATTACAGAAGTTCAGAACTATTCAAACAATGCATAAGGCAATTAAAAACCGAACCTCGAGTGATTATTGTTGATGAGATAGATTACCTCGCCGCCGATTCTCACGCAATTGAAACGCTAAGAGATATTCACGACAAGACCAATGTTCCAATAGTTCTTGTTGGAATGGGACAGGCTGATAAAAAACTTATGCGATATCGACACCTGTATGACAGAATTTCTGAAAAATTAAAATTTGAACCTTTTACTCAAAATGATATTAAAGGAATAGTCGACCAACTTTGTGAAGTTGAAACTACCGACTGTGCAATAAACTATATTTACAACCAAACAAACCGATTCCGACAGATAGTTAAGCTGATTAACAAGGCTGAAAATATTGCAAAAGCGAATGGCTTAAAAGGAATTGACGAAGTAACATTAAAGGAGTTTATCAATGACGATCCAATTGAAACTATTGAAACTTGCAAAAAATCTAAATAA